A stretch of the Luteimonas sp. JM171 genome encodes the following:
- the uvrB gene encoding excinuclease ABC subunit UvrB has translation MSDHRESRPFKLVSPYQPAGDQPQAIEKLSEGFEAGLAKQTLLGVTGSGKTYTIANVVERIQKPTLVMAPNKTLAAQLYGEFKQFFPHNAVEYFVSYYDYYQPEAYVPSSDTYIEKDSSINDHIEQMRLAATKALLSRRDALIVGTVSAIYGLGDPEDYLKLRLILSVGERIGQRELIRHLTELQYTRNDTELRRGTYRVRGEVIDVHPAESDVEALRIELFDGDIESLSLFDPLTGAVQRKVPRYTVYPKTHYASTRESVLHAIETIKQELKEHLEFLYSQNKLVEAQRLQQRTQFDLEMLAEVGYCNGIENYSRHMTRSLPGEPPPTLFDYLPPDALLVVDESHVTVPQIGAMYRGDRSRKETLVEFGFRLPSALDNRPLRFEEWEERSPRTIFVSATPGKYELEHSENEITELVVRPTGLIDPEVEIRPVATQVDDVLSEINERVALGDRVLITTLTKRMAENLTEYLSEHGIRVRYLHSDIDTVERVEIIRDLRLGEFDVLVGINLLREGLDMPEVSLVAILDADKEGFLRSSGSLIQTIGRAARNVRGKAILYADRVTDSMKRAIEETDRRRQKQIEYNEEHGITPKSVARAVMDIMEGARSEPALEKRGKGGKGRKQVAEQAEDYASLPPAKLAARLEELEQRMFQHARDLEFEEAAQVRDQIRRLKEVTLK, from the coding sequence ATGTCCGACCACCGCGAATCCCGCCCCTTCAAGCTCGTCTCGCCCTACCAGCCGGCCGGCGACCAGCCGCAGGCGATCGAGAAGCTGTCGGAAGGGTTCGAGGCGGGGCTGGCCAAGCAGACGCTGCTGGGGGTGACGGGGTCGGGCAAGACCTACACGATCGCCAACGTGGTGGAGCGGATCCAGAAGCCGACCCTGGTGATGGCGCCGAACAAGACGCTGGCCGCTCAGCTGTACGGGGAGTTCAAGCAGTTCTTCCCGCACAACGCGGTCGAGTATTTCGTCAGCTACTACGACTATTACCAGCCCGAGGCGTACGTGCCGTCGTCGGATACGTACATCGAGAAGGACAGCTCGATCAACGACCACATCGAGCAGATGCGGCTGGCGGCGACCAAGGCGCTGCTCTCCCGGCGCGACGCGCTGATCGTGGGGACGGTCTCGGCCATTTACGGGCTGGGTGATCCGGAGGATTACCTCAAGCTCCGGCTGATCCTGTCGGTTGGCGAGCGGATCGGGCAGCGCGAGCTGATCCGCCACCTCACCGAGCTGCAGTACACCCGCAACGACACCGAGCTGCGGCGCGGCACCTATCGGGTGCGGGGCGAGGTGATCGACGTGCATCCGGCGGAGTCGGACGTGGAGGCGCTGCGGATCGAACTGTTCGACGGGGACATCGAGTCTCTGAGCCTGTTCGACCCGCTCACGGGCGCGGTGCAGCGGAAGGTGCCGCGCTACACGGTGTATCCCAAGACCCACTACGCCAGCACCCGCGAGAGCGTGCTGCACGCGATCGAGACCATCAAGCAGGAGCTCAAGGAGCATCTGGAGTTCCTGTATTCGCAGAACAAGCTGGTGGAGGCCCAGCGTCTGCAACAGCGCACCCAGTTCGACCTGGAGATGCTGGCCGAGGTGGGCTACTGCAACGGGATCGAGAACTATTCGCGGCACATGACCCGCAGCCTGCCGGGCGAGCCGCCACCCACGCTGTTCGACTACCTGCCGCCGGATGCGCTGCTGGTGGTGGACGAGTCCCACGTGACGGTGCCGCAGATCGGGGCGATGTACCGCGGGGACAGGTCGCGCAAGGAGACGCTGGTGGAGTTCGGGTTCCGGCTGCCGTCGGCGCTCGACAACCGCCCGCTGCGCTTCGAGGAATGGGAGGAGCGTTCGCCGCGCACGATCTTCGTGTCGGCCACGCCCGGCAAGTACGAGCTCGAGCACTCGGAAAACGAGATCACCGAGCTGGTGGTGCGGCCCACAGGGCTGATCGACCCGGAGGTCGAGATCCGCCCGGTGGCAACGCAGGTGGACGACGTGCTGTCGGAGATCAACGAGCGCGTGGCCCTGGGTGACCGGGTGCTGATCACCACGCTCACCAAGCGCATGGCCGAGAACCTCACTGAATACTTGTCCGAGCACGGGATCCGGGTGCGCTACCTGCATTCGGACATCGACACCGTGGAGCGGGTGGAGATCATCCGCGACCTGCGCCTGGGCGAGTTCGACGTGCTGGTGGGCATCAACCTGCTGCGCGAGGGGCTGGACATGCCGGAGGTGTCGCTGGTGGCGATCCTGGATGCGGACAAGGAAGGATTCCTGCGCTCCTCCGGCTCGCTGATCCAGACCATCGGCCGCGCCGCCCGCAACGTCCGCGGCAAGGCGATCCTGTATGCCGACAGGGTGACCGACTCCATGAAGCGGGCGATCGAGGAGACCGATCGTCGCCGGCAGAAGCAGATCGAATACAACGAGGAGCACGGGATCACGCCCAAGTCGGTGGCTCGGGCGGTGATGGACATCATGGAAGGCGCGCGCTCCGAGCCGGCCTTGGAGAAGCGCGGCAAGGGCGGCAAGGGCAGGAAGCAGGTGGCCGAGCAGGCCGAGGACTACGCTTCGCTCCCGCCCGCCAAGCTGGCGGCCCGCCTGGAGGAGCTGGAGCAGCGGATGTTCCAGCACGCCCGCGACCTCGAGTTCGAGGAGGCCGCCCAGGTGCGCGACCAGATCCGCCGGCTCAAGGAGGTCACCCTCAAGTAG
- a CDS encoding GspH/FimT family pseudopilin, which translates to MTRMDAGLTLIEVLIALTITAVLLTVGLPAFTGTLDRTRVATTMHRVSADLAMARSTAIMRRAQVVVCPRTRDDRCRSDSDWSQGWMVFTDDDGNRQPDEPGHVLRVTHPPAGGQLSLRATRRFLRYQRDGRSAHSNQTVRVCAGGEFAGMVVVNNLGRVRSDRPRDGTPCPH; encoded by the coding sequence ATGACCCGCATGGACGCAGGTCTCACCCTCATCGAAGTCCTGATCGCCCTCACCATCACCGCTGTCCTGCTGACAGTCGGCCTCCCGGCCTTCACCGGCACTTTGGATCGCACCCGCGTCGCCACGACCATGCACCGGGTCAGCGCCGACCTCGCCATGGCCCGGAGCACCGCCATCATGCGACGCGCCCAGGTTGTCGTCTGCCCGCGCACAAGGGACGACCGCTGCCGCAGCGACAGTGACTGGAGCCAGGGCTGGATGGTCTTCACCGATGACGACGGGAACCGGCAGCCGGACGAACCCGGACATGTCCTGCGGGTCACCCATCCCCCGGCCGGGGGCCAGCTGTCGCTCAGGGCCACGCGCAGGTTCCTGCGTTACCAGCGGGATGGACGGAGCGCCCACAGCAATCAGACAGTGAGGGTATGCGCAGGCGGCGAGTTCGCCGGGATGGTGGTGGTGAACAATCTGGGCCGGGTACGCAGCGACCGCCCTCGCGACGGCACGCCGTGCCCGCATTGA
- a CDS encoding type IV pilin protein translates to MTRSERQSAAGFTLIELMVVVAVVAILAAIAIPSYQEQVRKSRRGQAQADLVELAQRAERFHTVNNSYVGFWATVPAAHKRSPRDGGTAFYNIEMSNATASTFTLTATPIAGTAQADDRCGGMRLNQAGRKSHGGGAALDSECRFGTTPPSP, encoded by the coding sequence ATGACCCGTTCTGAACGCCAGTCAGCAGCTGGGTTCACCCTCATTGAGCTGATGGTCGTGGTGGCAGTGGTGGCGATCCTCGCCGCCATTGCAATTCCCTCGTACCAGGAGCAGGTGAGGAAGTCCCGACGTGGGCAAGCCCAGGCAGATCTGGTTGAGCTGGCCCAGCGTGCCGAGCGCTTCCACACCGTCAACAATTCCTATGTGGGCTTCTGGGCGACCGTGCCTGCGGCCCATAAGCGCTCGCCGCGGGACGGTGGGACGGCGTTCTACAACATCGAGATGTCCAACGCCACGGCGAGCACATTTACGCTCACTGCCACTCCGATAGCCGGGACAGCCCAGGCTGATGATCGCTGCGGCGGAATGCGGCTGAACCAGGCGGGGCGCAAGTCGCACGGGGGCGGGGCGGCGCTTGATTCGGAATGCAGGTTCGGAACAACGCCCCCATCGCCCTGA
- a CDS encoding PilC/PilY family type IV pilus protein yields MASRLVKYTAVAAALALGAGGYFVYKARAAQAQGSLAQAPLNVQSQIPAAFIMALDDSGSMRFQTLFPSRDGGAIWGGTGNDASFFYTSGASEGKLRTSDSTRQFVHVAPYPAPRQSSPGNDNAAIPPIDAFGFSRSHVYNKAYFDPTTTYEPWKDHLGNYWDDADPAAVRVNPNNATPVFNITAQRRETSSNNSNHHAFRIRAGMVLPEGMEFYNSSDARDCGLTKANSRSTTGHWRELTSDVTASCSASVYISYFPATFYLPVDHPAPEGFKLSARVLAPNACSYAWADDEYRCDMYRYEIKEDNYSTTAAYNAAIQNFANWFSYYGARNRSVVAAVTHSLATVNSMRVGYFTINNRNTVAMRDMALETQRKLFYDSVVKLGASGNTPNLPAVAHMGQQFRRTDDDAPIKLACQRNAGMLFTDGFSNVSQTGYGNVDGAMAAPFSDSHSNTLADIATKYYLNTAEGGHAPLRSGPGFPAGVVPIHPNCPDPRYDCNPNLHMNFYGVTLGSRGIAFDPESPRDPFEEPYVSWPAFQSNQRSTIDDIWHATVNTRGELINANTPADVTAAMRRILQAVGSGSSPSGSTAMTGARIGERSLAVTPGYGVENHSTDWYGRLSAAKPTFDTTTGEVSETTLWSAEEKLAEMTPGQRAGRTWYGNAEGDTSRFSSAGLTSLDQLCDNPRVGMSRCTASELEALGVDLAGAVDYLLGDQSREVGRPGGTLRYRTTVLGDIVNSNPVVSAPTDDYGYHALGEIGGVNYGASYADYMTEKQSRPAMVYIGANDGMLHGFHGGIDHLGNVDASQGGRQMFGYIPRAVLGHMGNLLFPYEPEAVGQKFEHRYYVDGPVVVGDAYMDGGWKTALVATAGAGGRSVFALDVSNPTSFTSSSNRLWEIDDRHTDSNIADNIGHVLGRPVIAPFRDPGTGVVSWKAIFGNGYNSVNNKAVLFVVDLETGAVRQIEAVEAGAPGGPNGLGNIVVVDRRDALSGTSMRDGFADTVYAADRKGAIWKFDLLASTTSINTPFFTTREHTEDGSTYRQPVLGGIVATAGRGGGVMLMFGTGSFSFHGDEADDSIQSVYGVEDNGATDTITADMLFERTVVTDDTQVRTITPGGMSYGYVGWVIDLPAGERVVSYPRVASGVLFIPTYAPTNADGCSSGGENWLFGLDTRTGAPALSGVRSGDIDGDTLGSIHGDNVGAVALSTGGSAPVRDVGVSVLSTSRPITPPGATDPLPRCWMRITVPGMANAMLVPYPCGRQSWRQLQ; encoded by the coding sequence AGGCAAAGCAGCCCTGGCAACGACAACGCAGCCATTCCACCTATTGATGCGTTTGGCTTCTCCCGGTCGCATGTCTACAACAAGGCGTATTTCGATCCCACCACGACCTACGAGCCTTGGAAGGATCATTTGGGAAATTACTGGGATGATGCGGACCCGGCAGCGGTGCGGGTCAATCCCAATAACGCCACGCCTGTGTTCAACATAACGGCGCAGAGGCGTGAGACAAGCTCAAATAACTCAAACCATCATGCGTTTCGCATCCGGGCTGGTATGGTTTTGCCGGAGGGCATGGAGTTTTACAATTCAAGTGATGCCCGAGACTGCGGACTCACAAAGGCTAATAGCAGGAGTACCACCGGACATTGGCGTGAATTGACGTCAGATGTGACGGCGAGCTGTTCTGCAAGTGTTTATATTAGTTATTTTCCGGCGACTTTCTATCTTCCCGTTGATCACCCTGCACCTGAAGGTTTCAAGTTGTCCGCACGGGTTCTTGCGCCGAACGCCTGCTCATACGCATGGGCGGACGATGAGTACCGATGCGACATGTATCGATACGAGATAAAAGAGGATAATTACTCGACCACAGCTGCTTATAACGCCGCAATCCAGAACTTTGCCAACTGGTTCTCCTACTATGGGGCGCGGAACAGATCGGTAGTCGCTGCTGTCACGCATTCGCTTGCCACCGTGAACAGCATGCGTGTCGGTTACTTCACCATTAACAATCGCAACACCGTTGCCATGCGGGACATGGCACTAGAGACTCAACGCAAGTTGTTTTACGACTCCGTCGTGAAGCTGGGCGCGTCGGGCAACACTCCCAATCTTCCCGCAGTGGCACACATGGGGCAACAGTTCCGCAGGACAGACGATGATGCCCCGATCAAGCTCGCCTGTCAGCGCAACGCTGGGATGCTGTTCACCGATGGCTTCAGTAACGTGTCCCAGACTGGGTATGGAAACGTTGACGGGGCGATGGCCGCGCCATTTTCAGACTCTCACAGTAATACCTTGGCGGACATCGCGACCAAGTATTACCTAAACACGGCAGAGGGTGGCCATGCACCGCTGCGCAGCGGTCCTGGCTTTCCTGCAGGGGTCGTTCCCATTCATCCCAACTGCCCCGATCCGAGGTACGACTGCAATCCGAACCTCCATATGAATTTCTATGGAGTGACGCTGGGTTCACGGGGTATCGCGTTTGACCCGGAAAGCCCGCGTGACCCGTTTGAAGAGCCGTACGTGAGCTGGCCTGCTTTCCAGAGCAACCAGCGCAGTACCATCGATGACATCTGGCATGCGACGGTTAACACGCGGGGTGAGCTTATCAATGCCAACACCCCGGCCGACGTTACAGCTGCCATGCGGCGGATCTTGCAAGCGGTCGGGTCCGGCTCGAGCCCTTCTGGCTCAACGGCGATGACCGGAGCGCGGATTGGCGAACGCTCGCTTGCCGTGACGCCAGGATATGGCGTTGAGAACCACAGTACTGACTGGTACGGACGTCTTTCGGCCGCGAAGCCAACTTTTGACACCACTACAGGTGAAGTGTCTGAAACGACCTTGTGGAGCGCCGAGGAGAAGCTGGCCGAGATGACACCCGGGCAGCGGGCGGGTCGGACCTGGTACGGCAACGCCGAGGGCGACACCAGTCGCTTCAGCTCCGCGGGGCTTACCAGCCTTGACCAGCTCTGTGACAACCCCCGCGTGGGAATGTCCCGTTGTACCGCGTCCGAGCTGGAAGCGCTCGGCGTGGATCTCGCGGGCGCGGTGGACTACCTGCTTGGGGACCAGTCCCGGGAGGTTGGCCGGCCCGGCGGTACGCTTCGATATCGCACAACCGTGCTCGGTGACATCGTCAACTCCAATCCGGTGGTCAGTGCACCTACCGACGACTATGGCTATCACGCACTTGGGGAGATCGGTGGGGTTAACTACGGCGCGAGTTACGCCGATTACATGACGGAAAAACAGTCTCGCCCCGCGATGGTGTATATCGGTGCGAATGATGGAATGCTGCACGGCTTCCACGGTGGAATCGACCATCTTGGGAACGTGGATGCATCGCAGGGCGGACGGCAAATGTTTGGCTACATCCCACGTGCCGTGCTCGGCCACATGGGTAACCTGCTTTTTCCGTATGAGCCGGAGGCGGTGGGTCAGAAATTTGAACACCGGTATTACGTCGATGGGCCGGTGGTCGTCGGTGACGCCTATATGGATGGAGGTTGGAAAACTGCCCTCGTCGCCACGGCGGGTGCGGGTGGGCGCAGCGTGTTTGCCCTTGATGTGAGCAATCCGACCAGTTTCACGTCGTCGAGCAACCGGCTATGGGAAATCGACGATCGGCACACGGACAGCAACATCGCCGATAACATCGGACACGTGCTGGGAAGGCCGGTGATTGCCCCGTTCCGTGATCCGGGCACCGGGGTGGTCTCGTGGAAAGCCATATTCGGCAACGGATACAACAGCGTCAACAACAAGGCCGTGCTGTTCGTGGTCGACCTGGAAACTGGCGCCGTACGGCAGATCGAGGCGGTGGAGGCAGGCGCACCGGGTGGCCCGAACGGGCTCGGCAACATTGTGGTGGTGGACCGACGGGACGCCCTGTCGGGAACTTCGATGCGAGACGGCTTTGCCGATACCGTCTACGCAGCTGATCGCAAGGGTGCGATTTGGAAGTTCGATTTGCTCGCCAGCACAACCTCAATTAATACCCCGTTTTTCACGACTCGCGAACACACGGAAGATGGCAGCACATATCGTCAGCCAGTCCTCGGCGGGATCGTGGCCACGGCTGGGCGGGGTGGCGGCGTGATGCTGATGTTTGGAACCGGGAGCTTCTCTTTCCATGGTGATGAAGCGGACGATTCAATCCAGTCCGTATACGGCGTCGAAGACAATGGCGCGACAGATACCATCACCGCGGACATGCTTTTTGAGCGTACCGTTGTGACCGATGACACTCAGGTCCGTACGATTACGCCGGGTGGGATGAGCTACGGCTACGTCGGATGGGTGATTGATCTACCGGCTGGCGAGCGGGTTGTCAGCTACCCGCGTGTTGCGAGTGGCGTGCTCTTTATCCCGACCTACGCGCCTACCAATGCCGACGGGTGCTCATCGGGCGGTGAGAACTGGCTGTTTGGACTGGATACACGCACGGGAGCTCCAGCGCTGTCCGGCGTGCGGAGCGGAGACATTGACGGAGATACGCTGGGTTCGATCCATGGCGATAACGTCGGTGCCGTCGCCCTGTCCACTGGCGGATCCGCCCCGGTCCGGGACGTCGGAGTCAGCGTCTTGTCGACAAGCCGGCCGATCACTCCGCCGGGTGCCACTGATCCACTGCCCCGCTGTTGGATGAGGATTACGGTGCCGGGCATGGCAAATGCGATGTTGGTTCCCTACCCCTGTGGCAGACAATCGTGGAGGCAGCTGCAATGA